In Candidatus Bathyarchaeota archaeon, the sequence AGCTTCAGATAATGGAGATAATCCTAAACCCGCGGTTCCAAAAGCAACTCCAACCGCAAGCCCCTCAGGAATATTATGCAAAGTTATAGCGAGAATAAGCAGTGTAACGCGTCGCCAACTTGTTTTGATTCCTTCAGCTTCCTCTATAGGAAAGCCTATGTGAAGATGGGGAAGTATTTTGTCGATGCTCCATAAAAAAGCGCCTCCTGAAAGAAAGCCAATCACAGCTGGAAGCCAAGCTGGGGTTTCTTTTGATATTTCAATAGCTGGAGCAAGCAGCGACCAATAACTAGCAGCAATCATAACTCCCCCTGCAAAACCAAGGGCTCCATCAAGAACCTTTCTTCCAACGCTTCTAAAAACAAATACCATAGCAGCCCCAAAACCAGTCATAAACCATGTAAAACATGTTGCAAGAAAAGCTTGAAAAATAATAATTTTTATAGGAAACATAACA encodes:
- a CDS encoding ZIP family metal transporter, translated to MFPIKIIIFQAFLATCFTWFMTGFGAAMVFVFRSVGRKVLDGALGFAGGVMIAASYWSLLAPAIEISKETPAWLPAVIGFLSGGAFLWSIDKILPHLHIGFPIEEAEGIKTSWRRVTLLILAITLHNIPEGLAVGVAFGTAGLGLSPLSEAVALTIGIGIQNFPEGFAVSMPLKREGFSRLKSFWYGQLSGIVEPLASVTGAAAVTILQPILPYALSFAAGAMIFVVIEEVIPESQRSGNTDLATVSAMTGFTIMMILDTAFS